The segment ATCGCCCTGGTGAAGCTCCAGCACCATCTCGGCAAGTCCACCGCTGCCGGCTGCGAATGCGGGCGAGAGCTGTTCGAGTTCGACCACATTCCCATGCTTTGGCGCGCCCAGGTAGATTTGCGTGTAGAGGCCGTCATCAGGCGTCGCTGCGATCGGCCCGCGTTCCTCCCCCTTGCTGACGATCAACGTGTATTCCCCGCGTATCGCGGTGATCGGCTGGGTTGCGAATGCAAGCTTGATGGGGGAGTTCCTGTATTCGACATGGACTGTGTCGCCGTCGCGACGCACGTGCTCTGGCAGGATCAGGGATCCGTGGTCCTGGTCCTTGCGCAGCACGCGCATCCACTCCTGGGTGTTTTCGTCGCGTATGCATTGGAGCACTACGCGTGTCCCGGGGGGAGTCTGCAGGATTTGCATGACCTGGGCAGGCCTGGTGCCGCCCGAGGCGCGGACCCCGCATACCAGGCGGTCGGACTCCACGCGGTAAACGCGAACGAGGTTCGGCCAGCCGTCCGGAGAGGGAGGCATCTCGAGTTCAAGGCTTGCCTCCGACGCGTGCCATCGTGCGGCCCCCGCATGCTCCCACGCCTCGGGAGGCGGCCAGGGTGCCGACCATTCCTGCTGCGGCCCGAACCACACCCGGTGGCCGCCATAGCCCTCCTCACCATCCTTCGTGGCATCTGAGGCCAGGAAGTTGTAGTCGGTATCCGCGGGCCCGAAGTGAACCAGTCGGCCCCGATCCAGAGAGACAACTGCCTTCCAGGTGCCAGTGTGGGCGGAGTAGGCGGACTCGCCGTTCCAGCGGGTCTCGAGCCAGGTAGTCTCGTGTGCTTTTGAGGGAGAAGTGGCCATGGGAAGCAGGGTCGCCATGACACACGCTCCAAAGAGGCGTGTCATGGCAAAAAACCTACAATTCCCCCGACAAGACCGTTCATCTCTTTTCTGAAAGCAACTTTTCCGCACCCAATGCAAGGATAAGGAAGTCGGACGTGCTCCCGCCGAGACAATACTCTGTCTGCTGCCATAAGTAGGGCCATTCCAGGAGCTCCGGAAAGTCCGGTCGGATGATCGCCGTACCCGAGGCTGAGCCACCTGGAATGTAAGACCACTCGTCACGGTTGAAACCATAGGCAACGGTGGTCGAGTGCGCGCCGACACCTGAGATAAAGCTGGCGGTGTTTGAACCCGGGTGGCAGCCGAGCACAAAGTGCAACGCCTTGAACATCGGTTCAGCCGAGAGCACTTCGGGAAAGCCGCGGTGGAGGAAGTATTGGCGCATGCCAAAGCCCTGGACCGACCAACCAGCACCCCAGATGTCAGGCTTGTAAGGGACGCCGTAGGGCGTCGCTTTTGACAGCTCCTCGATTCGCGCCCGGTGTTTTCGGGCGGCTTCACCCATGGCCTGCGAGAAAACCAGATTGTTCACCTTCGGAAGTGCACGACCGACTACCCAGCCGATGTGCTCGAATTTTTCCGCAATGACCGAGGTATTTGTGACCAGGAAATCAGCATAGCGTTTTTCGCCCGTGGTCAGCAGCAGCTCCACGGCAGCTCCCACGCGGAACGCAGGTTTGTCCCCCTGGGTGCGGTCCCACAGCTCGGTGGCGATTCGCAGGCAATCCTCCGCGAGGCCGTCGTTGTAGCCTTTCATGACGCGCGAAGCGGCGGCAATGGCCGCGGCAGTATCGATTTCCCGGTCGGGGTTGTTCTCCGTGAAAACCCAGCGGTCGTCAGGCGAGCCCGGGAGTCCGATGGGAGGGGGATTGGGACCCGCCTTCTCTGGATCGAAGCGGAGGTTGTCGGTGGCATGGGCGGGGTCGCCGAGTAGCGTGTACTGGCGGAGCGACACTTCCTGCACGCCCCGGTAGAGTCTCCCCATCGACTTGTATCCAGAAACGAACGACAGAAGACCGTGTTCGATCTGCTGGAGAATGTCAGGCTTCCCATCGGGGCGCATGAGCTCCACCACGCGCGTCTTCTGGTCGACGGCGGTGTTGTCATACTCGACGCCGAACTCCTCGCGCGCCAGCACCAGGCCATAGACAGTCTCTGCCTGCGACTCGATTCGCAGATCGTGGTCGCCGGCATCGTGCCACCCGCCTTGGTCAAGCCCGGGAATGAACTCGCCCGGCTTGAACGGAACGAGGGTCTCGGGTCCCTGAACGAATCCGTCAATGTGGTTCAGGGAGACGGGAGCCATGCGGGCGTCATCGAGGTGGCACACACCGTGCCAGACCTTGAAGCGGTCGTTGATGCGCATGTGGCACATCTGGACCGGGAGAAAGGTCTCCAGGGTCGGTTGCCAGACGTGCCGCTGGTACAGGTCGGGCGCGATGCGAAAGGCATGACTCTTGTGGCTTCCGTAGCGCACCTCGTATAGACCCGGCTGCGTGAGCGCGCTGAAGTCGGCTCGCAGGTAGTCGAAGCGCAGGAATCTGCCCCAGGCTTCGGACTTTGGGGTCAGCGCCACCTCCCGGCGCCCGTCCGGATGAATCCGTACGATCTCGATCGGTGAACGAGCGGCATCCCGTGCGTCGAGTTCGACGATGGCGACCTTGGGCTCGCCCGGGTGGTAGCCCACCTGTGACACCTGGATGACGGGCGCCGTCGTGAAGCCGGGAATCGCATGAGGGGTGATGCGCCATTCGATGGCGCGCTTGGTGGCGCCCCGGGGGACGACTGAGCGAACCACAAACCAACCGTTGGAATCAGGGGCGCGACCATCGATTAGCTGCAGTTCCCCGCCTTGGACTACTTCGATGATCATGCGTTGGGCGTCCGATTCAGGGGCAATGGAAAGGCGACGCCCGCGCGCCATCTCCTGCACCCCGTAGTAGGTGCGGTTGCGGCTATGGTGCGGATCCATGGTGACCCGTTGTGGCATGGAGGTGTCGCGAACGGCAGGCTCGCTCACGAGGCCTGGGCCGTTTACCTGGCGCGGAAACAGTCCCGTCTTGCCATCAAGGTCCCAGGTCTTCCCGAAAAGGATTCCTGGAAACAGCTCCAGGTTGAAACTCACCTCGCCAGAGTAATTCACCGGCGCCGGTTCATCGATGTCCACCGTGACCACCACGGAGCTTCCTTCAGGGCGCGCACTCACGGTGTAGGTGAATTTGACGTCGGGATAATCGATTGGATTGAAACCTGTGCGGTTTTTATTCGGGTCGGGATAAGACATGTGCACGCGGATCTCGCCCGTGGCAGGATCGAGCTTGCGTTCGCCCGTGACGGGAACCGGGTCCCATTGGCCCGGTGTGCGGTCAAGTCGAAGATCCCCGTTCGTGGCGACCCGGACACCATTCTGGATGAGGCCAAGACCGCCTTGGTGACCATCGGGGTAATAGTCATTGGCGAGCATCACATTCAAGCCTGGCATCTCGAGGTAGCCTGCATTGTTTAACTTGAGTGTGGCTGGCGTCTCGGACGCACACACAGCGGCGACTGCGAGCGCAGGAAGAAGGGCGAGGGGTTTCATGTGGGGAAGGAACGTAGCCCGTTCGACACGCCTCACAATCGAGGCAGAAAGCAATTCATTAGAGTGGGCAAAACGCATTGCCCGCGCGCGGCCATCTCCGTTCACTTGCACGCATGCTCTCGCCGAGCGACAGACTCTTTTATGCGGACACTCTCCATTATGATCACGGAGGGCGACGGGGAATCTTCGACGTCTCATTAGAGTTGCACGCCGGAGAGATCGTCGCCTTGGTCGGGCCGAATGGCGCGGGCAAGACCACTTTGATGGAGTGCGTCCTTGGCTTGAGAAACCTCCAAGCGGGCGATTGCGAGGTGGCCGGGTGGTCGCTGCGGAGAAATCGCCGCCGATACCTGGAGTGTGTGGGTGCACAGTTGCAGGACGAGACGCACTCGCCGCTGCTTACGGTGGCGGAGACGCTCGCGCTGCATTCGGCTTTTCTTGCGGATCCCGAACCGGCCCCGGTGCTGCTT is part of the Opitutaceae bacterium genome and harbors:
- a CDS encoding glycoside hydrolase family 9 protein, with product MKPLALLPALAVAAVCASETPATLKLNNAGYLEMPGLNVMLANDYYPDGHQGGLGLIQNGVRVATNGDLRLDRTPGQWDPVPVTGERKLDPATGEIRVHMSYPDPNKNRTGFNPIDYPDVKFTYTVSARPEGSSVVVTVDIDEPAPVNYSGEVSFNLELFPGILFGKTWDLDGKTGLFPRQVNGPGLVSEPAVRDTSMPQRVTMDPHHSRNRTYYGVQEMARGRRLSIAPESDAQRMIIEVVQGGELQLIDGRAPDSNGWFVVRSVVPRGATKRAIEWRITPHAIPGFTTAPVIQVSQVGYHPGEPKVAIVELDARDAARSPIEIVRIHPDGRREVALTPKSEAWGRFLRFDYLRADFSALTQPGLYEVRYGSHKSHAFRIAPDLYQRHVWQPTLETFLPVQMCHMRINDRFKVWHGVCHLDDARMAPVSLNHIDGFVQGPETLVPFKPGEFIPGLDQGGWHDAGDHDLRIESQAETVYGLVLAREEFGVEYDNTAVDQKTRVVELMRPDGKPDILQQIEHGLLSFVSGYKSMGRLYRGVQEVSLRQYTLLGDPAHATDNLRFDPEKAGPNPPPIGLPGSPDDRWVFTENNPDREIDTAAAIAAASRVMKGYNDGLAEDCLRIATELWDRTQGDKPAFRVGAAVELLLTTGEKRYADFLVTNTSVIAEKFEHIGWVVGRALPKVNNLVFSQAMGEAARKHRARIEELSKATPYGVPYKPDIWGAGWSVQGFGMRQYFLHRGFPEVLSAEPMFKALHFVLGCHPGSNTASFISGVGAHSTTVAYGFNRDEWSYIPGGSASGTAIIRPDFPELLEWPYLWQQTEYCLGGSTSDFLILALGAEKLLSEKR
- a CDS encoding ABC transporter ATP-binding protein, yielding MLSPSDRLFYADTLHYDHGGRRGIFDVSLELHAGEIVALVGPNGAGKTTLMECVLGLRNLQAGDCEVAGWSLRRNRRRYLECVGAQLQDETHSPLLTVAETLALHSAFLADPEPAPVLLEAIGLVPWQHTRAGALSSGLRQRLAVALAFLGKPRVVLLDEPTAGVDSEGRELIAGLLGRVAERGGTVLFTTHLREDLAYASRSYSLAAGRLEVRP